The window TTGCTCAACTAACGGAAATATTTGTCTCCCAGCGGAAGCGAACTGGGGGCGAAAGGGCTAGAGAAATTGCTGAAACTTGGGCCACAATCTTGGCGAGGCGAGAATTAGGAGAATCTTTACAACTAATTGCCCAAGATTTAGAAATGTCTTACCAAACTGTGAAAACTTATGTGAAATTGGCTCGTGCTGCTTTAAAAAGTGACTTGCAACACTAGAAATCCTGATAATTTGAAATTTCCTGCAAAGCCTCTTCAAGCAACTTCTGCCTTACAGACAAAGGCGCAATCACCTCACCATTAGGTCGCCAATCACGTAAACGCATTAAAACATTAATATCACCGACACGAATCCAAGCCTTGTAATAAGCATCTATTGCAGGTCTTTGCCCAATAATACTTAAAAGTTGCTGCTGTTGAGAACCTTTAACCTGTTGTCGAATCAACTGCGGTAATTTTTGGTAAGTAATCGGTTCAAAAGTCGTATGGCGCACCGTATCGTCTACATACCAACGGGCAAACTGGGGCGGAAAACGAACAATTAATAAACTTTTAGGGAGATAGAAATTAAAACCCCAAGCTTCATCTAGTTCCGCTTGTACCTCATCTGGAGTAGGTAAATTACCTGTACGCCACAACTGTTTCAAGGGTTTAGGAATCAGCGGATCTCCCCAAGCCAAAATTTGCAGACTTTTCGCGGCGATGCGATCGAGGCGATAATTATGCCAACCAAAGTTTCCATGAGGGTCAAAACCATAAGCACTCACATATTTCGCCCGTCGCATATAATGCAAGCAGACTGGATAAGTAATAATTTCTAATTGCCGTTCTTCGGCAACCAACCAATACAGAAACCGAACAACACCCCCCTCATGTCTGCGCCAGAGTGATTCTAATTGTTCTTGGTAAGTATCCACCTGCTCTTGCATTTCCTCACAAAGGATATAATCCAAGTGAATAAAAATTCGTTGGGTAGGTTCTGGATTTAATTTCAAAGTAGCAGAAGAATCATTAGTTGCTTGTTGCCAAAGCGATTCTAATACTACATTAAGATTAGGTTGGACAAAAGCTACAGACTCCAACACTCGCAACAACTCCCAAATTTGCGCTTTCGATAATCCCAAATCTGGTTGCGGATTAACTTCACTCGGAGGTGTGGGTAACTGTTGAATCGAACAAAGTTGGTACTTTCCAGAACTAGGAGATTTTAACCATCCCATCTGCTGCAAATACTTTAAGTCATCGCGGATCGATCGATGTACCGTAGCAAAAGGACGTTCTTGTAACTTTTGTTCTAATTCATCCTCACTCAAACCTGTCAACTGCATCACTATTTGTCGCCAAACTGATTCCTCCTGAAGACTTTCCGGTGCAAAAATCCAATCTCGAAAAGGTTGGTGACAAATACAGCCAGAGTCATGACAAGCAGCTACCAACTCTTCGACAGTCAGCTGATTGCTTTGGGGATGAGTTGGTGCGAATAAGTGCGATCGCACCTCAGCATAACTAAAAGGTTGCGGTAAAGAAAGCCAACGAGAATCTGGATGATAGAACCCAGACAATAATACCCAGAGACGGAGCGATCGACCAAACCGATTTGCCAGTTGACCTGCGGCTAACCATTGGAGAATTTGTGGACTAGGGGAATAAACAAAACCAACATCTGTCAACTATGGAAGACCCCTTTTCTACATAGAGGTTATAGTAGCACAAAGTCAGTAATGGAAATCAAAGCGATGACTAAACCAGCTAAAAATAATATTTGCCTTTCGCTGTCTCACCAGCAAAATCCCCAAGGCTTGAAATATCAACTATTGTCAATTGAATTAACTAGCGAAGACCGAATTATTTCTCCAGAAGAACTAGCTGATTTAGAATTACCCAGTGGAATTAACACCACAATTGGTGTAATTATTTCCGGTCGTGCACCAATTTGGTTATACAATTATCTCGTCCATGAATTGCATCCTACCGCTTGGATTGCCAGTTACGAACCGCGATTGCATTGTGCGATCGTCGTAGCCACCCATAGCCACTTGGTTAAAATTGCTCAAAGAATTTCTTTAGAACAGCAGCAAGATAGTCCGCTTTGTACTGGATTAATGATTGTCGGGCCACCAAATAGCGGTAAAAGTGTCTTATCTCATGCCTTATTTACAGCTTTGTTACCCCAATTTTCCAATATTTATTTACAACGAGCAAATTGGGACGGCGAAGGAAATTATGTACTGGAACTGACACCAGAAGCTAACGGTGATGGAGAAACATTTAAAGCAGCTAATAAAGGCAGTTTAACACCAGAGTTTTTTCCCTTCCAAGCAGAAGCTATTCTCCAATTAAGACGACAAAAATCTTTGGTAATTGTCGATGTTGGAGGAATGGTACAACCGGAAAAACAACCAATATTAGAAGCTTGTTCTCATTACTTAATTATTAGTTCCTCACCCGAAGAAGTAGAAAGTTGGCACAACTTTTGTCGGGATAGAGCTAATCTCAAACCTGTAGCTGTGATTCATAGCAGTTTGACAGAGTGTGAAATTATTCACCAGGAACAACCTTATTTAGAAATGACTTGTGGCCCTTGGATCGCTGGACAACCTCGACCAATTCCCCAAACCTTAATTGCCGCAGTGCAAAAATTAGTAAAGATTTGAATCAACTTGTATGATTTTGTATAAATTCTTCATGACTAATCTTAATATTTTTAAGGAGTTTCGGTGCAGGGTTCTGCTAAATTGATAACAGCGTTGATTTTGAAATGCTGGTTTTTGCTAGTTGAAAGTAGCTCTTTGTCGGAAATATGAATTAACTTACTGTTTGCCTAAAACCATTGAGTTTTGACAACTGAATATTTCTATATTTACCTACTACGACAGTAAACATAGTCCAATCAACAACAAAAATTATGAGTGCCATAAAACTGGAAGTTTTTCCACATCAAACACAATCAGGGTTGCCATATCAACACTTACATCTGGAAATTACCAACGAAAATGGCATCATCACACCTGCTGACCTCAAAGGATTGAAATTGCCAGCCGGGATTGATTTTAGTCAAGGAATTGTGATTGAAGGAAAAGCACCAATTTGGTTGTATGGATATTTGGTGCATGAATGTCACCCCGCTGCTTGGGTAGGTTGTTATGACCCACGTTTGGGTGTGGTGGTGGTGGCGACTCATACCCATGAGGTTTCGATTTCGCAGGTGTTTAAGGTGGATTTGCCTGGGGGTTAGGGGTAGCGATCGCGCTCCTTTTTTAAAGTTAGTAATTGGGGAAAAATCGGTTATGGCATCTCACGATGTAGCTTTACAAATAATGCAAGAAGCATTATTAATTTTAGATCGTTGGTCAAGAGAAAATTCACCTCCTAAATTTCAGGTTTGTGCTGAAGATAAAGCAGTTAAAAGAGCGAAAGAAATCCTCTTATGGACAAATGATAAAAAGCTTGACTGTCTCCGTTTATTGTTTGATCGTATAAAAGTTTCGGCAGGTCAAACAGCAGAAAATTACCATCCGGTAGGTGCGATCGCAGATACCGATCCTTATATTCCCTATCCTTCAACACAAAAACCTGATTTAACTGAATACAAAAAATTAGTCAAAGCCGAGTTAGAGAAACTTCAAGCAGAAGATTGGCAAAATTTGTCACTCCTGACTTTATTTATTGAGAAATATGGTTCTTGTCTCAGCTTTGGTGAGTCAGATATTGCGTTGATTGATATGGCTCGATCGACTGCTGCCGTTGCTGCTGCATTAGCAGATAATCCCGAAGCCCAGCAAATGGCTTTAATTGCTGGTGATTTATCAGGAATTCAAAACTTTATTTATACAATTTCATCAGAAGGTGCGCTTAAGTCTCTTCGAGCTCGGAGTTTTTATCTGGAGTTGGTTACAGAAGAAATTCTTCAACAGTTTTTAGAAAGATTGCAATTACCTCGGACAAGCATTATTTACTATGGAGGAGGAAAGTTTTACTTAATCTCTCCAGCTAAAGAGCAGCTTAAAAAATATATTGCAGATATCGCTGCTCAGTTTAACGCTTGGCTAAGTCATGAATTTCAAAATAAGATTTTTCTTGCAACAGGATATCAAACCTTTGAAATCGACAAAGTGAAAGATAATAGTTTTGTAGAAGCTGCTTGGAACCCCATTATTACACTCCTGAACGAACAGAAAAATCGTAAGTTCAACGATCAATTATCAAAACTTCTAAACCAAAGATATAGCTATGAGCCATGTAAAATTTGTCATCGAGATGACCAAAAACGATTAGCTCGACTCGATAACCATAAAGTTGATTCTGTTATTGCTTGCTTTACCTGCTGTAGGATGTTTCAATTAGGAGAACAAATATTCAAGGCTAAAGTCATCGTTCGATCGCGGAAAAGATGGCTATCATTTAAGCGAATTCGCATGAAAACCCCCTTTGGGGCAGTTTACTACAATCTGTATAGTGAAAATGATAAGTTACCAGAGTTGGAAGCAACAGAACAAATTTTCTGGATCAATAACTGGATAGTTGAAAACTATCGTCAGCAAAATACTTTTCCTCTTTTGCTTGGTAACTATGGCAAAACATCAGAAGAAACTTTAGCAGATCTAGGTATGAAATCTGGTTTTATGAGGGCAGGTGAGTTTGCCCAAAAAGCTGCAAAGACAGGCGCTATTGCCAGAGTTGGGTATCTCCGAATGGATGTCGATCGCCTGGGTCAAATTTTTGCTAAAGGTTTAGGCTGTCGTTACTCATTACCAAAACTAGCAGGGCTTTCTCGCCAAATGAGTTACTTCTTTAAGGTCTATTTGAATAGCTTGGCAGAAAAGCGTAAGAAGAACTTTTTAGAATATAAGGACATATTTAATTTCAAATCACTAACTGATGGCGATCGCCCAAATCTTCTCTTCATTTATGCAGGAGGTGATGATTTATTTGTTAGTGGCGCTTGGAATGAAATTGTAGAATTTGCCTTCGATATTTATCAAAGTTTCCGAGCTTATACAGGTTATAATCCTGATATTACTCTTTCTGGTGGAATCAGCATTGATGATATTAAATTTCCCCTGTACCAATCAGCTGAATCATCGGGTAAAGCTGAGGATTTAGCTAAAGGCAATGGACGAGACAGTTTAGGACTTTTCAGAACAGTTTTTAAATGGAAACAGTGGTTAGGTGCGACTGAATTTCAAACTGTTCAAGAGTTAATTAATGATCTTCATGAACCTAATGATAAAGTAAAGAATCCTTTAGATATTAAAGATAAACCTGATTGGTTAGGAATATTGCCATTTGTACGTTCGCTCTACACAGAACTAAAAGGTGATTACACTCGCAGCTTTGTCCGCAACTTACTAATTACAGCTGAATTACAGGAGCAGGCGATTAAAGAAAAACAAAAACAGATTGATGAACTTAGAAAAAAAGAACAGGATATCGAAGATAATCCTAAAATTAAAAAGCTTGAAGATGAACGAGAAGAAATTCACTACTATCTTCATTTACCTAAAATTGCCTATACATTGGCAAGATTACCCGATCGCTTACGTAAGGAGGATTCTTCATTTAAACCAGTTCGTACTTCACTAAAAAGTCCCTATAATGCGCCCTATTTCCGGGCGATCGCAACCTGGATTGAACTACTCACTCGTAATAAATAAAATGTATGAATCAACCACCTAGAAGGCCAGAACAACGCAACCAAACCCATCAAAATCGACAGTCAAACTTTCAGGGAGGCGAGCGTCAACAACAGTCTGATACTGCTCAAGAAATCATTAACACAATTAAAGATTTAAGAACAATTGAGGGAGAAGCCGGAAGTTTAAAAGACTATTCTATCCGCACGATGGTTGAACAAGCAGAAGCATTTGGGCTAGAGTTAAAGCGACAGCGACTTGAAACAAATCAGGTTCGTAAGTTCTTAGATGCTCTCAATCAAATTAAAGCAAAACTTCCTCAAGTAGATGAAGAGGTAAGCAATCTAAAACTGACTTTTGAAGAAAAGGAAAAAATCAAGTTTGGCAAGATTGAATCAGATATTGTTCTACTTAAACCAAAACTTGCCTATGCAGCAGCACGGCAGGACGCTGTGAAGTCGCTGAACCGAGTAATAGCTGAAGCGATCGACAAGGTACATAGTAAAGCTGATTTTGAGCGTTTAGTTCAATTGATGGAATCGATTATTGCTTATCACAAAGCAGCAGGTGGAAAATAATTATGCCAGCATCATTTCAACAAAAATCATTATTAGGAAAATTTCGGCTGACCAGCACTCTGCGGGTAGAAACAGGACTACATATTGGAGGGGGCGGTGAAAATTTGGACATTGGCGGCTTGGATAAACCTGTAATCCGAGATCCGTTAACTCAGCAACCTTACCTCCCAGGTTCTTCCATTAAAGGTAAATTGCGCTCTATCTTAGAAAGGCTACTGAACAAACCCCTGAATCGACCCGGTGGCAGTGGAACTTATCGCTATGAAAGTGATGATTTAGAGGATGGTTTTTCTGAGGCAGGTGATTCATATATTCCATTTCAGGGAGCCAAAACCTGTCCTTTAAGCAGAGTGTTTGGTTCAACTGGTACGAACTGTTGGCTGCCAACAGCTATTGCACAAGAGCAAGATTTGGAGAGAATAGGATCTCCTAAAATTATTCAAGAAACTGAGTGTATTAAAGTTAAAGGTCGTAATTTTCCGGCTCGTTTGATTGTCAGAGATTCTCATCTTCTATCAAATTCTGCTCAAAAGTTGAGAGAAATAGATACTGGATTGTACATGACCGAATGGAAATTTGAAAACGGAATCGATCGCATCACAGCGGCAGCAAATCCCCGACAATTAGAGCGAGTTCCTGCTGGGGCAGAGTTTGGTTTTGAATTAGTTTACACCGTTGAAAATGCAGAGCAAGCAGTTGAAGATTTGAGAAATTTAGCGATCGCTCTAGCTATTTTAGAAGATGATGCTTTGGGTGGACATGGTTCGCGGGGTTATGGCAAAGTCAGCTTCAAAAATTTCAAGTTTATCTATCGAGACA is drawn from Phormidium ambiguum IAM M-71 and contains these coding sequences:
- a CDS encoding TIGR03985 family CRISPR-associated protein, with amino-acid sequence MTDVGFVYSPSPQILQWLAAGQLANRFGRSLRLWVLLSGFYHPDSRWLSLPQPFSYAEVRSHLFAPTHPQSNQLTVEELVAACHDSGCICHQPFRDWIFAPESLQEESVWRQIVMQLTGLSEDELEQKLQERPFATVHRSIRDDLKYLQQMGWLKSPSSGKYQLCSIQQLPTPPSEVNPQPDLGLSKAQIWELLRVLESVAFVQPNLNVVLESLWQQATNDSSATLKLNPEPTQRIFIHLDYILCEEMQEQVDTYQEQLESLWRRHEGGVVRFLYWLVAEERQLEIITYPVCLHYMRRAKYVSAYGFDPHGNFGWHNYRLDRIAAKSLQILAWGDPLIPKPLKQLWRTGNLPTPDEVQAELDEAWGFNFYLPKSLLIVRFPPQFARWYVDDTVRHTTFEPITYQKLPQLIRQQVKGSQQQQLLSIIGQRPAIDAYYKAWIRVGDINVLMRLRDWRPNGEVIAPLSVRQKLLEEALQEISNYQDF
- the crn3 gene encoding CRISPR-associated ring nuclease Crn3/Csx3 codes for the protein MTKPAKNNICLSLSHQQNPQGLKYQLLSIELTSEDRIISPEELADLELPSGINTTIGVIISGRAPIWLYNYLVHELHPTAWIASYEPRLHCAIVVATHSHLVKIAQRISLEQQQDSPLCTGLMIVGPPNSGKSVLSHALFTALLPQFSNIYLQRANWDGEGNYVLELTPEANGDGETFKAANKGSLTPEFFPFQAEAILQLRRQKSLVIVDVGGMVQPEKQPILEACSHYLIISSSPEEVESWHNFCRDRANLKPVAVIHSSLTECEIIHQEQPYLEMTCGPWIAGQPRPIPQTLIAAVQKLVKI
- the crn3 gene encoding CRISPR-associated ring nuclease Crn3/Csx3, whose protein sequence is MSAIKLEVFPHQTQSGLPYQHLHLEITNENGIITPADLKGLKLPAGIDFSQGIVIEGKAPIWLYGYLVHECHPAAWVGCYDPRLGVVVVATHTHEVSISQVFKVDLPGG
- the cas10 gene encoding type III-A CRISPR-associated protein Cas10/Csm1 yields the protein MASHDVALQIMQEALLILDRWSRENSPPKFQVCAEDKAVKRAKEILLWTNDKKLDCLRLLFDRIKVSAGQTAENYHPVGAIADTDPYIPYPSTQKPDLTEYKKLVKAELEKLQAEDWQNLSLLTLFIEKYGSCLSFGESDIALIDMARSTAAVAAALADNPEAQQMALIAGDLSGIQNFIYTISSEGALKSLRARSFYLELVTEEILQQFLERLQLPRTSIIYYGGGKFYLISPAKEQLKKYIADIAAQFNAWLSHEFQNKIFLATGYQTFEIDKVKDNSFVEAAWNPIITLLNEQKNRKFNDQLSKLLNQRYSYEPCKICHRDDQKRLARLDNHKVDSVIACFTCCRMFQLGEQIFKAKVIVRSRKRWLSFKRIRMKTPFGAVYYNLYSENDKLPELEATEQIFWINNWIVENYRQQNTFPLLLGNYGKTSEETLADLGMKSGFMRAGEFAQKAAKTGAIARVGYLRMDVDRLGQIFAKGLGCRYSLPKLAGLSRQMSYFFKVYLNSLAEKRKKNFLEYKDIFNFKSLTDGDRPNLLFIYAGGDDLFVSGAWNEIVEFAFDIYQSFRAYTGYNPDITLSGGISIDDIKFPLYQSAESSGKAEDLAKGNGRDSLGLFRTVFKWKQWLGATEFQTVQELINDLHEPNDKVKNPLDIKDKPDWLGILPFVRSLYTELKGDYTRSFVRNLLITAELQEQAIKEKQKQIDELRKKEQDIEDNPKIKKLEDEREEIHYYLHLPKIAYTLARLPDRLRKEDSSFKPVRTSLKSPYNAPYFRAIATWIELLTRNK
- the csm2 gene encoding type III-A CRISPR-associated protein Csm2; protein product: MNQPPRRPEQRNQTHQNRQSNFQGGERQQQSDTAQEIINTIKDLRTIEGEAGSLKDYSIRTMVEQAEAFGLELKRQRLETNQVRKFLDALNQIKAKLPQVDEEVSNLKLTFEEKEKIKFGKIESDIVLLKPKLAYAAARQDAVKSLNRVIAEAIDKVHSKADFERLVQLMESIIAYHKAAGGK
- the csm3 gene encoding type III-A CRISPR-associated RAMP protein Csm3 encodes the protein MPASFQQKSLLGKFRLTSTLRVETGLHIGGGGENLDIGGLDKPVIRDPLTQQPYLPGSSIKGKLRSILERLLNKPLNRPGGSGTYRYESDDLEDGFSEAGDSYIPFQGAKTCPLSRVFGSTGTNCWLPTAIAQEQDLERIGSPKIIQETECIKVKGRNFPARLIVRDSHLLSNSAQKLREIDTGLYMTEWKFENGIDRITAAANPRQLERVPAGAEFGFELVYTVENAEQAVEDLRNLAIALAILEDDALGGHGSRGYGKVSFKNFKFIYRDINQYRQLVSSGGNNTDDFDPPKDTSELLKRFGEVQALLPSS